A region from the Hydra vulgaris chromosome 08, alternate assembly HydraT2T_AEP genome encodes:
- the LOC136083477 gene encoding uncharacterized protein LOC136083477: MLIFSIGLLAIIRELSVLIFNLKAQIRILEVEKKNDTRQYQVKPHKTPSKQIIKTIKEKKTYEVLIRNDKLCNFYTNISSIKLFHKLHDFLLPFVKRRFKSTLVSNTKRTLQKHHKQIGRPRKLCSKDEFLLVLMKLRLGNLYQDLAVRFNVAVSTCSEIFQSWIRAMAKSLSCVIFTPDQEIMRAITPVRFGKYSDTIGVIDCSKIFIETPRNLELQVATWLDYKHHNTMKFLLSVGPNGFITFISEAYTGRCSDKFITNDSDFLKTVPSQSRIMADKGFSIGNECSSSSIYFTVPPGRRGISQMPPAELIKTTEVAKLRIVVEQVIRRIKTHRILSNEFPITMLPHLNVILIVCAALSNMKISL; the protein is encoded by the coding sequence atgcttattttttcaattggATTATTAGCAATAATAAGAGAACTTTCAGTTctcatatttaatttaaaggcTCAAATACGAATTCTCgaagttgaaaaaaagaatgataCTAGACAGTACCAAGTTAAACCTCATAAAACTCCTTCTAAACAAATTATCAagacaataaaagaaaaaaaaacttatgaagtACTAATAAGAAATGATAAGTTATGTAATTTCTATACTAATATATCTTCCATAAAACTATTCCACAAGCTTCATGACTTCTTGCTaccatttgtaaaaagaagGTTTAAGTCTACTTTAGTTTCTAATACAAAAAGAACCTTACAAAAACACCATAAACAAATAGGAAGACCAAGAAAACTATGTTCTAAAGATGAATTCTTGCTTGTTTTAATGAAGTTGAGATTAGGAAACTTGTATCAAGATTTGGCTGTTAGGTTTAATGTTGCAGTTTCAACTTGTTCTGAAATTTTTCAATCATGGATAAGAGCAATGGCTAAATCATTATCTTGTGTTATTTTTACTCCTGATCAAGAAATCATGCGTGCTATTACTCCTGTAAGGTTTGGAAAATATTCAGATACAATAGGAGTGATTGAttgttctaaaatatttattgaaacaCCTAGAAATTTAGAGCTCCAAGTTGCTACCTGGTTAGATTATAAACACCACAACACTATGAAGTTTTTACTTTCAGTAGGGCCAAAtggttttataacatttatttctgAAGCATACACTGGAAGATGTTCAgacaaatttattacaaatgattcagactttttaaaaacagttccaTCGCAATCCAGAATAATGGCAGATAAAGGATTTTCTATTGGAAATGAATGTTCAAGTAGTAGTATTTACTTTACAGTTCCTCCTGGTAGACGAGGTATTTCACAAATGCCACCTGCTGAGTTGATAAAGACAACTGAAGTGGCTAAATTAAGGATAGTTGTAGAACAAGTTATCCGCAGGATTAAAACACACAGAATTCTATCCAATGAGTTTCCGATAACCATGTTACCACATTTAAACGTTATTTTAATCGTGTGTGCAGCATtatcaaatatgaaaatttccttataa